A region from the Medicago truncatula cultivar Jemalong A17 chromosome 6, MtrunA17r5.0-ANR, whole genome shotgun sequence genome encodes:
- the LOC25496693 gene encoding probable cyclic nucleotide-gated ion channel 20, chloroplastic, producing MAEFDNDELPILSDANPKQSNEPDSSKFRNLVPRTRSVSISIPMIPMEPYERDTNFKGHTGPLRSQRKASFNPMSGPLYVTHTPGNLFGQSLVVPTSKAVESKTEKFPLCGMNEHGLQNNNAGKNEHLLRSGQLGMCNDPYCTTCPTYFKATQQSDLKSSSLFNPKFQNVLYGDAKDWARRMFAFLIPHVPRVINPHNKLVHQWNKFFAICCLVAIFVDPLFFFLLSVDYDHKCIVLNSTMTTVLVFLRSVNDFIHFLNIILQFRLAYVAPESRVVGAGELVDHPKKIALHYLQTYFLFDLFVVLPLPQIMILFVIPKHLGTSGENYAKNLLRAVVLAQYIPRLCRFLPMLIYPTGFIFESAWASFFINLFTFMLSGHVVGSWWYLFGLQRVNQCLRNACKHIYFDECSKLIDCGHGSTQEYQKGSNWPDWKKNDNASACFTEDGFKYGIYLKAVNLTTKSNVLTRYVYSSFWGFQQISTLAGNLTPSYFIWEVLFTMGIIGLGLLLFALLIGNIQNFLQALGKRRLEMSLRQRDVEQWMSHRRLADDLRRRVRQAERYNWAATRGVNEEILMENLPEDLQRDIRRHLFRFVKKVRIFSLMDDPILDAICERLRQKIYIKGSKILYDGGLVEKVVFIVRGKLESIGEDGIRVPLSEGNVCGEELLTWCLEHTSGNKVCAKTRIPRQRLVSNRTVLCLTNVEAFSLRAADLEEVTSLFARFLRSPGVQGAIRYESPYWRCLAATRIQVAWRYRKKRLCRADTSQSNNQT from the exons ATGGCTGAGTTTGATAACGATGAGTTGCCAATCCTGTCAGATGCTAATCCAAAACAATCAAATGAACCTGATAGTTCTAAATTCCGGAATCTTGTACCTAGGACGCGAAGTGTATCGATTTCTATTCCCATGATTCCTATGGAACCATATGAAAGGGATACTAATTTCAAGGGACACACAGGTCCTCTAAGGAGTCAAAGAAAAGCTTCATTTAATCCAATGAGTGGTCCATTATATGTTACTCATACACCTGGAAATCTTTTCGGGCAGAGTTTGGTCGTGCCAACGAGCAAAGCAGTGGAAAGTAAGACCGAAAAGTTTCCTTTATGCGGCATGAATGAACATGGTTTGCAGAATAACAATGCTGGTAAAAATGAACATTTATTAAGGTCTGGTCAATTGGGAATGTGTAATGATCCTTACTGTACTACTTGTCCAACTTACTTCAAGGCTACTCAACAAAGCGATTTGAAAAGTTCGAGTCTGTTCAATCCTAAG TTTCAGAATGTTCTCTATGGTGATGCAAAGGATTGGGCAAGAAGAATGTTTGCTTTCTTGATTCCACATGTACCTAGAGTTATAAATCCACATAATAAACTTGTACATCAATGGAataaattttttgcaatttgtTGCTTGGTGGCAATTTTTGTGGAtccattatttttcttcttgctatCTGTGGATTAT GACCATAAATGTATTGTTCTTAACTCAACAATGACAACAGTGCTTGTTTTTCTTAGAAGTGTGAATGATTTCATACATTTCCTAAATATTATTCTTCAG TTTAGGTTGGCTTATGTGGCCCCTGAGTCTAGAGTGGTTGGTGCTGGAGAATTAGTTGACCATCCTAAGAAAATAGCTCTTCACTATCTTCagacatattttctttttgacttgTTTGTTGTGCTTCCACTTCCTCAG ATAATGATATTGTTTGTCATTCCAAAACACTTGGGAACATCAGGAGAAAATTATGCAAAGAATCTTTTGCGCGCCGTCGTCCTTGCTCAATACATTCCAAGATTGTGTAGATTTCTCCCTATGCTAATTTATCCAACTGGATTCATCTTCGAGTCGGCATGGGCTAGTTTCTTTATTAATCTTTTTACCTTTATGCTGTCTGGCCATGTTGTTGGCTCATGGTGGTACCTCTTTGGTTTGCAG AGGGTTAATCAATGTCTACGAAATGCGTGCAAGcatatatattttgatgaatGCTCAAAACTCATTGATTGTGGTCATGGAAGCACTCAGGAATATCAAAAGGGATCAAATTGGcctgattggaagaaaaatgacAATGCAAGTGCTTGTTTCACAGAAGATGGTTTTAAGTATGGAATCTATCTTAAAGCAGTCAACCTTACTACAAAATCTAATGTTCTTACAAGATATGTATATTCATCATTTTGGGGATTTCAG CAAATTAGTACTCTGGCGGGAAATTTGACACCAAGCTATTTTATTTGGGAAGTCCTTTTTACGATGGGAATCATTGGATTAGGACTCTTGCTTTTCGCTCTTCTCATTGGAAACATACAAAACTTTCTTCAGGCTCTTGGAAAAAG gAGGCTAGAAATGTCACTTAGACAACGCGATGTTGAGCAATGGATGAGCCATAGGCGCTTAGCAGATGATCTGAGAAG GAGAGTGCGACAAGCTGAACGTTACAACTGGGCTGCAACGAGAGGAGTGAATGAAGAAATACTCATGGAGAATTTGCCAGAAGATCTTCAGAGGGATATTAGACGACATCTCTTTAGATTTGTTAAGAAG GTTCGAATATTTTCCTTGATGGATGATCCTATTCTGGACGCCATTTGCGAGAGACTAAGACAAAAAATTTACATCAAAGGAAGCAAAATTTTGTATGATGGTGGCTTAGTAGAGAAGGTCGTTTTTATCGTGCGTGGAAAATTAGAGAGTATTGGTGAAGATGGAATTCGAGTTCCTCTATCTGAAGGCAATGTTTGTGGTGAAGAACTTCTTACATGGTGTCTTGAGCATACTTCAGGAAACAAAG TTTGTGCTAAAACAAGAATTCCAAGACAAAGGCTAGTTAGCAATAGGACAGTATTGTGCCTAACAAATGTGGAGGCATTTTCCCTTAGAGCAGCAGACCTTGAAGAAGTTACAAGCCTTTTTGCAAGATTTCTGAGGAGTCCTGGTGTTCAAGGTGCCATAAG GTATGAATCACCTTACTGGAGATGTCTCGCCGCTACGCGAATCCAGGTTGCGTGGAGATACAGAAAGAAACGTCTTTGTCGCGCTGACACTTCACAATCAAATAATCAAACATAA